DNA from Chitinophaga pendula:
CAGAGGAAGAACTTAAACTCATCATCTCAGAAAGCCATGAAGGTGGTGCCATCGAAGAGACGGAAAGAGAATTGATCCAGAATGTATTTGACTTCGATGATCGCAGGGTAAAAGAAATACTCACCCATCGCAAAGAGATTGTGGTGCTGGATATATCCTGGCCGGTAGAGAAGCTGCTGGATGAGGCGATCAAAGAAGGATACTCACGATATCCCGTTACACGTAACTCGCTGGATGAACTGGCAGGTATTATCTATACGAAAGACCTGATCAAAAGCGTGCATGAAAAGACACTGGCTAATATAAAAGATATCCTCAAGCCTGTGTTCTATGTACCGGATAATATGAAGATCAAAGACCTGCTGCGTACTTTCCAGAGTAAACGTATACAGATTGCTGTTGTGACCAATGAATTTGGAGATACCACCGGTATAGTGACGATGGAAGATATCCTGGAAGAGTTAGTGGGGGATATACAGGATGAACACGATCAGGAAGCACCTGTCGTAGAACAAAAAGATGAAAAAAACTTCCTGGTTGATGCGCACGAATACCTGGTAGATATAAATAGGTTATTACCGGTAGAACTACCCGAAAGTGAAGATTATGAAACACTTTCCGGTCTCATCAATTATCGCCATGGTAGTATACCGCAGGAAGGAGAGGTATTGGTCATTGATGATTACGAAATACTGATCCTGAAAATGTTCCGCAGCTCTGTGGAAAAGGTCAGACTACGACTGCTCAAATAGCCATAACGTATTTACGGGATATAAAAGAAAAACCGCCTTAAAAGGCGGTTACTTATTCCTTGTAATTCCACGTTATGAAAAAAATCTTTCAAACAAAAACTATAAAACGTATTGCTCCCCAATACTATTCATTTATCCCCAATTTGAAGTTAAAGCAGTGTTAAGTATTGGTTGCTTAACAATAACTTCACACGTTCTGCCTGAAAGTAAAGACTGTTTTCGGGCGCTAACTTCCCTGCATCTTTCCTTATATTGTGTAGATAAACCCGGAACGCATGAACAATACTTTCATAGCACTGCTCATCAGTTTGGTAGCTGGCGTGGGTCTGATCGTACTGCTTACCGCTCGTTATCGTATGCACGCTTTCTTTGCATTGTTTGCGGCCTCGTTTTTTGTAGGTATATGTGTACAGATGCCCGTACCGGCTATCCTGACAGCTATGAAAGATGGTTTCGGACATATTATGAAGTCATTGGGGTTTATTATCGTACTGGGCACAACGTTAGGGGTGCTGCTTGAGTATACAGGTAGCACCCAGGTAATGGCCCGGTTTATCCTGAAACGGGTAGGTGAACGGTATGCTGCCGCAGCGATGAGTATTACAGGCTTTATAGTAGGAATGCCCATCTTTTGTGACTCCGGGTACATCGTATTGAGCGGCCTTAGCAAATCCTTGTCGGCACGCACAGGTATCGCTACCGCTATCATGTCTGCCTCCCTGGCTACCGGCCTTTATGCAGTACATTGCCTTATCCCTCCCCATCCCGGCGCCGCCGCTGCTGCTGGACTACTGCAGGTGGATTTTGGTAGGCTTATATTAGTAGGCACCCTTGTCGCCATCCCCGCAGCCGTTGTAGGTAGCTGGTGGGCACACTTTGCCGGACGTAAATTTGAACATGTACCCTCCGTCGCAGCGGAGGATACTATAGCGGCCGGGCATCGGCAGGAGCCGACCGTCTGGCAGGCTTTTCTCCCGGTGATAATACCTATCCTGCTGATCGCAGCAGGGGCCGCCTTCGGAAAAGATACTTCCACCGCAGCTACGGTATGCCGCATAATGGGAGACCCGATACTCGCACTCACGACCGGTGTGGTACTGGCCTTTTGGGGAAATATATCCTGGACCAAGGATGTGGTGGGCAAACTATTACAGGATGGAGCAGAAAAAGCGGGAGGAATTCTGGTGATCATCGGAGCAGGGGGGGCCTTCGGGGCAGTACTGGCAGCCACAGATATCGGTAAACACTTCG
Protein-coding regions in this window:
- a CDS encoding hemolysin family protein; the protein is MVLDVFLTIFLVLLNGFFVAAEFAIVKVRSSQIKSSGGVGQRLSNVSRHIISNLDGYLAATQLGITLASLGLGWVGEELMTTLIINLFNTLGLNIPDKTAHTIAIPIAFLCITILHIVFGELAPKSLAIRKPLPTTFAVAFPLRAFYFIFRPFIWMLNGLANAILRIFGITPAGEQDIHSEEELKLIISESHEGGAIEETERELIQNVFDFDDRRVKEILTHRKEIVVLDISWPVEKLLDEAIKEGYSRYPVTRNSLDELAGIIYTKDLIKSVHEKTLANIKDILKPVFYVPDNMKIKDLLRTFQSKRIQIAVVTNEFGDTTGIVTMEDILEELVGDIQDEHDQEAPVVEQKDEKNFLVDAHEYLVDINRLLPVELPESEDYETLSGLINYRHGSIPQEGEVLVIDDYEILILKMFRSSVEKVRLRLLK
- a CDS encoding GntP family permease, producing MNNTFIALLISLVAGVGLIVLLTARYRMHAFFALFAASFFVGICVQMPVPAILTAMKDGFGHIMKSLGFIIVLGTTLGVLLEYTGSTQVMARFILKRVGERYAAAAMSITGFIVGMPIFCDSGYIVLSGLSKSLSARTGIATAIMSASLATGLYAVHCLIPPHPGAAAAAGLLQVDFGRLILVGTLVAIPAAVVGSWWAHFAGRKFEHVPSVAAEDTIAAGHRQEPTVWQAFLPVIIPILLIAAGAAFGKDTSTAATVCRIMGDPILALTTGVVLAFWGNISWTKDVVGKLLQDGAEKAGGILVIIGAGGAFGAVLAATDIGKHFGDALPLGSLGIFFPFLLTFILKTAQGSSTVAIITAASIIHPLLPALGLQDDTGRMLCVLSMGAGSMMISHANDAYFWVIAKFSSQDMKPMLRVYSIATIWMGVVSFACIYLLSLLLR